One Neisseria sicca genomic region harbors:
- the prmA gene encoding 50S ribosomal protein L11 methyltransferase yields the protein MSYQQITINVNDAVAERLADALMEHGALSAAIEDAYAGTENEQAIFGEPGMPTEQIWQQSKVIALFGENDDAAAMIQAASQACGLKDLAYTSEILADQDWVRLTQAQFDPIQISERLWITPSWHEAPNSNAVNLQLDPGLAFGTGSHPTTRLCLKWLDTQLKGGESVLDYGCGSGILTIAALKLGAGSAVGVDIDEQAIRASKDNAAQNNVDAQFYLPDGLPQGQFDIVVANILANPLRMLGEMLAARTKQGGRIVLSGLLDEQVEELSGIYRQWFDIEPAEIDEGWARLSGVKR from the coding sequence ATGTCCTATCAACAAATCACCATCAACGTCAACGACGCCGTCGCCGAACGCCTCGCCGACGCCCTGATGGAACACGGCGCACTCTCCGCCGCCATCGAAGACGCCTATGCAGGCACAGAAAACGAACAAGCCATCTTCGGCGAACCCGGCATGCCGACCGAACAAATCTGGCAGCAAAGCAAAGTCATCGCCTTGTTCGGCGAAAACGACGATGCCGCAGCCATGATTCAAGCCGCCAGCCAAGCATGCGGGTTGAAAGACTTGGCATACACCAGCGAAATCCTTGCCGACCAAGACTGGGTGCGCCTAACCCAAGCGCAGTTCGACCCCATCCAAATTTCCGAACGCCTGTGGATTACCCCCTCTTGGCACGAAGCGCCCAACAGCAACGCCGTCAACCTCCAGCTCGACCCCGGCCTTGCCTTCGGTACCGGCAGCCATCCGACCACCCGCCTCTGCCTCAAGTGGCTGGACACACAACTCAAAGGCGGCGAAAGCGTCCTCGACTACGGCTGCGGCTCAGGCATCCTGACCATCGCCGCCCTCAAGCTCGGCGCAGGTTCTGCTGTCGGTGTCGATATTGACGAACAAGCCATCCGCGCCAGCAAAGACAACGCCGCACAAAACAACGTCGACGCACAGTTCTACCTGCCCGACGGTTTACCGCAAGGACAATTCGACATCGTCGTTGCCAACATCCTCGCCAACCCCCTGCGCATGCTCGGCGAAATGCTCGCCGCCCGCACCAAACAAGGCGGACGCATCGTGTTGTCCGGTCTGCTGGACGAACAAGTCGAAGAACTCAGCGGCATTTACCGCCAATGGTTCGACATCGAACCCGCCGAAATCGACGAAGGCTGGGCAAGGCTCAGCGGCGTCAAACGCTGA
- a CDS encoding YqaE/Pmp3 family membrane protein has protein sequence MRLLLAIFLPFAVFFTIGRPIAGIICLILQFTLIGWIPAAMWAVYALSQYKTDEKIRNALSKR, from the coding sequence ATGCGCCTGTTGTTAGCCATCTTCCTGCCTTTCGCCGTATTCTTCACCATCGGCCGTCCGATTGCGGGCATCATCTGTCTGATTCTCCAATTCACCTTAATCGGCTGGATTCCTGCCGCCATGTGGGCGGTGTACGCGTTAAGCCAATACAAGACCGATGAAAAAATCCGCAATGCGTTGAGCAAAAGGTAA
- the accC gene encoding acetyl-CoA carboxylase biotin carboxylase subunit, with protein MLKKVLIANRGEIALRVLRACREMGIATVAVHSEADKDSLHVKLADESVCIGPAASAQSYLNIPAIIAAAEVTGADAIHPGYGFLAENANFAEQVEQSGFIFIGPKAETIRLMGDKVSAKHAMIEAGVPCVPGSDGALSDDPAEILKTADKVGYPVIIKASGGGGGRGMRVVEKKEDLIKSVEMTKAEAGAAFGNPMVYMERYLQRPRHVEIQVLADEHGNAIYLAERDCSMQRRHQKVIEEAPAPFIDEKAREKIGKACTDACKRIGYRGAGTFEFLYENGEFFFIEMNTRVQVEHPVTELITGVDIVQEQIRIAGGLPLQYKQKDIHIEGHAFECRINAEDPYNFIPSPGLIESCHLPGGFGIRVDSHIYQGYRIPPYYDSLIGKVCVIGKTREQAMAKMRVALAELAVTGIKTNTPLHRDLFSDPGFEKGGVSIHYLEHWLEERKAKQDK; from the coding sequence ATGTTGAAAAAAGTATTAATCGCCAACCGAGGCGAAATCGCGCTGCGCGTCCTGCGTGCCTGCCGTGAAATGGGCATCGCCACCGTCGCCGTGCATTCCGAAGCCGACAAAGACAGTCTGCACGTCAAACTTGCCGACGAATCCGTGTGCATCGGCCCTGCCGCTTCCGCACAAAGCTATCTTAATATCCCTGCCATCATCGCCGCCGCAGAAGTTACCGGCGCGGATGCCATCCACCCGGGCTACGGCTTCCTTGCCGAAAACGCCAATTTTGCCGAACAGGTCGAACAGTCCGGCTTCATCTTCATCGGCCCCAAAGCCGAAACCATCCGCCTGATGGGCGACAAAGTTTCCGCCAAACACGCAATGATTGAAGCGGGCGTACCTTGCGTTCCCGGTTCGGACGGCGCCCTGTCCGACGATCCCGCCGAAATCCTCAAAACCGCCGACAAAGTCGGTTATCCCGTGATTATCAAAGCATCGGGCGGCGGCGGCGGACGCGGTATGCGCGTGGTCGAGAAAAAAGAAGACCTGATCAAATCCGTCGAAATGACCAAAGCCGAAGCAGGCGCGGCGTTCGGCAATCCGATGGTCTATATGGAACGCTACCTGCAACGCCCGCGCCACGTCGAAATCCAAGTGCTCGCCGACGAACACGGCAACGCCATCTACCTTGCCGAGCGCGATTGCTCCATGCAGCGCCGCCACCAAAAAGTCATCGAAGAAGCCCCCGCGCCCTTCATCGACGAAAAAGCCCGCGAAAAAATCGGCAAAGCCTGTACCGACGCCTGCAAGCGCATCGGCTACCGTGGCGCAGGTACGTTTGAATTCCTGTATGAAAACGGCGAGTTTTTCTTTATTGAAATGAACACCCGCGTCCAAGTCGAACACCCCGTTACCGAGCTGATTACCGGCGTGGACATCGTACAGGAACAAATCCGCATTGCCGGCGGCCTGCCTTTGCAATACAAGCAAAAAGACATCCACATCGAAGGCCATGCTTTCGAGTGCCGCATCAATGCGGAAGACCCGTACAACTTTATCCCCAGCCCCGGTCTGATTGAAAGCTGCCACCTGCCCGGCGGCTTCGGCATCCGCGTGGACAGCCACATTTACCAAGGCTACCGCATCCCGCCTTACTACGACAGCCTGATCGGCAAAGTCTGCGTCATCGGCAAAACCCGCGAGCAGGCAATGGCAAAAATGCGTGTCGCCCTCGCCGAGCTTGCCGTAACCGGCATCAAAACCAATACACCGCTGCACCGCGATTTGTTCAGCGACCCCGGTTTTGAAAAAGGCGGCGTCAGCATCCACTATTTGGAACACTGGCTGGAAGAACGCAAAGCCAAACAGGACAAATAA
- a CDS encoding membrane protein, with amino-acid sequence MKKLFLAALVSVTLAGCFGNNFSWTNARQIRQGMSEKEVIALMGKPTRIQPSPIGLVYIWGHLNAVTGSVKTTSVIVNDGIVAADPIILGDRSLPLNIY; translated from the coding sequence ATGAAGAAGTTGTTTTTGGCTGCCCTTGTTTCCGTCACATTGGCAGGCTGTTTTGGTAATAATTTCAGCTGGACCAATGCTCGGCAAATCAGGCAGGGTATGAGTGAAAAAGAAGTGATTGCATTGATGGGCAAACCGACCAGAATCCAACCTTCCCCGATAGGGCTGGTCTATATATGGGGACACCTCAATGCCGTCACCGGCTCCGTCAAGACTACATCAGTCATTGTCAATGATGGCATTGTGGCTGCCGATCCTATCATTCTGGGTGATCGCAGCCTACCGCTCAATATTTATTGA
- the queA gene encoding tRNA preQ1(34) S-adenosylmethionine ribosyltransferase-isomerase QueA, whose translation MDISDFDFTLPDQLIAQHPPEVRGSSRLLVALPDMPLQDRVFGDLPDYIEAGDVLVFNNTKVMKARLFGEKESGGKIEALIERVLDNHTALAHIRSSKSPKPGTKLIFEGDICAVMVERADELFCLRFEGEQTVYELLEQNGHLPLPPYIERAAGADDDTRYQTVYAKHQGAVAAPTAGLHFTDELLGRLKAKGVETAEVTLHVGAGTFQPVRVDKIEEHKMHSEWFDVPPETVAAIEAAHARGNKVWAVGTTSMRALESAARETGRLKAGQGDTDIFITPGYRFRVIDRLITNFHLPKSTLLMLVSAFSGMEHIRAVYRHAVEHEYRFFSYGDAMVLGRSEP comes from the coding sequence ATGGACATTTCCGATTTCGATTTCACCCTGCCCGACCAATTAATTGCCCAGCACCCGCCCGAAGTGCGCGGCAGCAGCCGTCTTTTGGTCGCGCTGCCCGATATGCCGCTGCAAGACCGCGTGTTCGGCGATTTGCCTGATTATATTGAGGCGGGCGACGTTTTGGTGTTCAACAACACCAAAGTCATGAAAGCGCGGCTGTTCGGAGAAAAAGAGAGCGGCGGCAAAATCGAGGCCTTAATAGAGCGCGTTTTGGACAATCACACCGCGCTGGCGCACATCCGCTCGTCCAAATCACCCAAGCCCGGCACGAAGCTGATTTTTGAAGGCGATATTTGTGCCGTCATGGTTGAGCGTGCGGACGAACTGTTCTGCCTGCGCTTTGAAGGCGAACAAACCGTTTACGAACTTTTGGAGCAAAACGGCCATTTGCCGCTGCCGCCCTATATCGAACGCGCTGCCGGCGCGGATGACGACACACGCTATCAAACCGTCTATGCCAAACATCAGGGCGCGGTCGCTGCGCCGACGGCAGGTTTGCATTTTACAGACGAGCTTTTAGGTCGTCTGAAAGCCAAAGGCGTGGAAACGGCGGAAGTCACCCTGCACGTCGGCGCGGGAACGTTCCAGCCCGTGCGCGTGGACAAAATCGAAGAACACAAAATGCACAGCGAATGGTTTGACGTACCGCCCGAAACCGTCGCCGCCATCGAAGCCGCCCATGCGCGCGGAAACAAAGTTTGGGCAGTCGGCACCACTTCCATGCGCGCCCTTGAATCTGCCGCGCGCGAGACAGGTCGTCTGAAAGCGGGACAGGGCGACACCGATATTTTCATCACGCCGGGCTACCGCTTCCGCGTCATCGACCGCCTGATTACCAATTTCCACCTGCCCAAATCCACGCTTCTGATGCTCGTCAGCGCGTTTTCGGGCATGGAACACATCCGCGCGGTGTACCGCCATGCGGTCGAACATGAATACCGTTTTTTCAGCTACGGGGACGCGATGGTTTTGGGGCGCTCGGAACCTTAA
- the accB gene encoding acetyl-CoA carboxylase biotin carboxyl carrier protein, with protein MDLRKLKKLIDLVEESGIAEIEVTEGEEKVRITRATAAPAPVYAAPAQVAVPAPAPAAAPAAAAAPAPAAPAARDLSNAQKSPMVGTFYRAPGPNAAAFVEVGQQVKAGDTLCIIEAMKLMNEIEAEKSGTVKEILVENGTPVEFGEPLFIIE; from the coding sequence ATGGATTTGCGCAAGTTAAAAAAACTGATTGATTTAGTAGAAGAATCAGGTATCGCCGAAATCGAAGTTACCGAAGGCGAGGAAAAAGTCCGCATCACCCGCGCCACCGCCGCTCCGGCTCCCGTTTATGCAGCGCCCGCCCAAGTAGCGGTGCCTGCCCCTGCACCAGCCGCCGCGCCTGCCGCAGCAGCAGCCCCTGCTCCCGCAGCCCCAGCCGCCCGCGACCTGTCCAACGCGCAAAAATCGCCTATGGTCGGTACGTTCTACCGCGCGCCCGGCCCGAATGCCGCCGCTTTCGTCGAAGTTGGTCAGCAAGTCAAAGCCGGCGATACATTGTGTATCATCGAAGCGATGAAGTTGATGAACGAAATCGAAGCCGAGAAATCCGGTACGGTTAAAGAGATTCTGGTGGAAAACGGTACGCCTGTGGAGTTTGGCGAGCCGCTCTTCATCATCGAATAA